A window of Saccopteryx leptura isolate mSacLep1 chromosome 5, mSacLep1_pri_phased_curated, whole genome shotgun sequence contains these coding sequences:
- the JCAD gene encoding junctional cadherin 5-associated protein isoform X1 — MYSVEDLLISHGYKLSREFPAPPEGHREGCQPVRTGARGGHGLRNGCEDGPAAFPHSKGTARVTDAEKQHHVLRAHGEPRGASAAWMSEDGFDHQPMEAWFSQPQSGHNHTYWTREQEVSGLRGPGAREDPEVREMARAHSLPVHTRLGPWEVGGRTENVMKEVVWEEDLRRASPAKWQDVSRGSWNQSRKLERQTSEGAEEKLFQDLYPFVQGEHVLTSQSKGKSRSLPRVLSPKSLAYVEIPLSDGHLPDIPKVPFYPPNWAPNLESKRNPEKGGSSVPVPWPKFGRPLKPPSYDSHPHFRGGGEHSDSLDSQQADASVSHRTRPNGSRQEFGLPDAGLEPPVYVPPPSYRSPGQHVTDPYSEDVAPTQVWGSCRHPAEEAVASLRLPASPLGPGAETGGSPHSPRPPSTPGCDGSVLYISFDDPRVRHIKLAPPHSFCEEAKVNENLYSLGPVSTSEPQDTHHSGAVLSPQNILLPSRTKGGPALADPSRRWLWGQLPRDGENDGSPDQSDHNMMRGQWCDGRGSQQGQAGSHIFPNPLEESACETQTKLRKFETGIQTKKSSKKKINETIFCLVSVPVKSESHLPATDTNNNDVQPGAEEPRGPNFGSAALQEQHLLGASSTDLELQALTGHMAGAAEFHGQDLGDPDDRPADVLHFACPVMPRELQCSGLWPAHQYKDQQTQTTFTEESKSPRLLPAEKMGGSPSAVWPSKFLSPAASEALARMAVASSDQHQRPSVHHLPVQPSLHPSSCSAFTRTSLLTSQTPEREAGGSQPCVDSRGRGASPESRGEVVKGATTGPCNSQQLFGQFLLKPVSRRPWDLISQLESFNKELQEEEESSHSEDSETEGQPGSHTDGTPKNLGLSDHSWAGRVEEPPGRLVPEEPAFGSGGARCKSEKWSEEQKPAPFHLGARPQCPGPSQVEDHGGQAMLFAQRSLMTEKRNQVVGKRMKELAVSPGPVKRMTSCKSGGQVSSPEPVELREPSERQELPSVVRSVALNKAIPPKPGGGEEADMAVPLSLASKPRGLSAPDLRSVGLTVAPEWSALKLDWSSAEAGAIEIPPNESLQERAARILGIEVAVESLMLGARRMGQNQHPGPDGRAQSSVSPREDLVSSPAQPDDSTVCPDAFSSRRKCGWTKSPLFVGERDSARRTPGTSEHSGVDGVIPSMAPDLRSQPSAPESKPFNHKDMGTKPPYRSTLFHFIERTPSMAGSEKRLRSTSKVIESLQEKLVSQTMRATPDRLRRMNEVRSVSRMRLLSSRSADSAEGAEEELRVERGPTLHPGGLESLTMGDPAWKVGNALSVSKGALSLGENGHLAAGREKNSMDQDFGPGEESDLYDPSRVERV, encoded by the exons ATGTACAGTGTAGAAGACCTCCTGATTTCTCATGGGTACAAGCTGTCCAGAGAGTTCCCAGCACCACCTGAGGGTCACCGTGAGGGCTGCCAGCCTGTGAGGACAGGAGCGAGAGGGGGCCATGGCCTGCGGAATGGCTGTGAGGATGGCCCTGCCGCCTTCCCACACAGTAAGGGAACTGCACGTGTGACTGATGCTGAGAAGCAGCACCATGTGCTGAGAGCCCACGGAGAGCCCCGGGGCGCCTCCGCTGCCTGGATGTCTGAGGATGG GTTTGATCACCAGCCCATGGAAGCATGGTTCTCTCAGCCCCAGAGTGGTCACAACCACACCTACTGGACAAGAGAACaggaggtcagtggcttgagggGTCCAGGAGCCCGTGAAGATCCAGAGGTCCGAGAAATGGCCCGAGCCCACAGCCTGCCTGTCCATACAAGGCTGGGGCCATGGGAAGTTGGAGGAAGGACAGAGAATGTGATGAAGGAGGTGGTTTGGGAAGAAGATCTGAGACGGGCCAGTCCTGCCAAGTGGCAGGACGTAAGCCGGGGAAGCTGGAACCAGTCAAGGAAATTAGAGAGGCAGACGTCTGAGGGTGCTGAGGAGAAGCTGTTTCAAGATCTGTATCCGTTTGTGCAAGGAGAACACGTGCTGACTTCCCAAAGCAAAGGGAAATCCCGTTCGCTGCCTAGAGTTCTCTCCCCCAAGAGTCTGGCGTATGTGGAGATTCCACTGAGTGATGGGCACTTGCCAGATATCCCTAAAGTGCCATTTTACCCTCCAAATTGGGCACCAAATTTGGAATCTAAAAGGAACCCCGAGAAGGGTGGCTCCTCAGTCCCTGTACCCTGGCCGAAGTTTGGCCGACCCCTCAAGCCTCCATCCTATGACTCCCACCCACACTTCAGGGGAGGCGGGGAGCACAGTGACTCCCTGGACAGCCAGCAGGCGGACGCGAGTGTTTCCCACAGGACCAGACCGAACGGCTCCAGGCAGGAGTTCGGCCTGCCCGACGCAGGTCTGGAGCCCCCCGTGTATGTGCCTCCACCATCGTACAGGTCTCCGGGCCAGCACGTCACAGACCCCTACTCAGAGGACGTGGCACCCACGCAGGTGTGGGGCAGCTGCCGTCACCCGGCTGAGGAGGCCGTGGCCAGCCTTCGGCTCCCTGCCAGTCCCCTGGGGCCGGGGGCTGAGACTGGGGGGAGCCCGCACTCTCCTCGGCCCCCTTCCACCCCTGGGTGTGATGGCTCTGTCCTGTACATTTCCTTTGATGACCCGCGGGTACGACACATTAAACTGGCCCCACCCCACAGTTTCTGTGAAGAAGCAAAGGTGAATGAGAATTTGTACAGCTTGGGTCCAGTCTCCACATCAGAGCCGCAAGACACGCACCACAGTGGTGCCGTTCTGAGCCCACAGAACATCCTGCTCCCGTCCAGGACTAAGGGAGGCCCTGCCCTTGCTGACCCTAGCCGCCGGTGGCTGTGGGGCCAACTCCCCAGGGATGGAGAGAATGATGGCTCTCCTGACCAAAGTGACCACAACATGATGAGAGGACAGTGGTGTGACGGGAGAGGCAGCCAGCAAGGACAAGCAGGAAGCCACATCTTCCCGAACCCTCTAGAAGAGAGTGCCTGCGAAACCCAAACCAAGCTCAGAAAGTTTGAAACCGGGATTCAGACCAAGaaaagttcaaagaaaaaaattaacgaGACGATCTTTTGTTTGGTTTCCGTCCCAGTGAAGTCCGAGTCCCACCTGCCAGCCACAGACACGAACAACAATGACGTGCAGCCTGGTGCCGAGGAGCCCCGTGGGCCCAACTTTGGGAGCGCAGCTCTGCAAGAACAGCATCTGCTGGGTGCGTCCTCCACTGACCTGGAGCTGCAGGCGCTCACTGGGCACATGGCTGGCGCGGCCGAGTTCCACGGGCAAGATCTGGGGGACCCGGATGACCGGCCAGCAGATGTCCTACACTTCGCTTGCCCTGTGATGCCCAGAGAACTCCAGTGTTCTGGCCTGTGGCCAGCACACCAGTACAAAGATCAGCAGACACAAACCACTTTCACAGAAGAATCCAAAAGCCCGCGGCTTCTCCCTGCTGAGAAGATGGGAGGGTCACCTAGTGCTGTGTGGCCTTCAAAGTTTCTCAGCCCCGCTGCTTCTGAAGCTCTGGCGCGCATGGCTGTCGCTTCCAGTGATCAACACCAGAGGCCAAGTGTCCATCACCTCCCAGTTCAGCCGTCCCTCCACCCTTCTAGCTGCAGTGCTTTCACAAGGACCTCCCTACTCACAAGCCAGACCCCTGAGCGAGAAGCAGGCGGCAGCCAGCCCTGCGTGGACTCCCGTGGCCGTGGCGCCAGCCCTGAGTCCAGAGGCGAGGTGGTGAAGGGGGCAACCACCGGTCCGTGTAATAGTCAGCAGCTGTTTGGTCAGTTTCTTTTAAAGCCAGTTAGCCGTCGTCCCTGGGACCTGATAAGTCAGTTGGAAAGTTTTAATAAGGAGcttcaggaagaggaagagagcagTCACAGTGAGGACAGCGAGACAGAAGGGCAGCCAGGAAGCCACACCGATGGCACACCCAAGAATTTGGGCCTCAGCGACCACAGCTGGGCGGGGAGAGTGGAGGAACCACCAGGGAGGCTGGTGCCGGAGGAGCCTGCGTTTGGGTCGGGAGGAGCGAGGTGTAAGTCTGAGAAATGGAGTGAGGAGCAGAAGCCTGCCCCCTTCCACCTTGGTGctcgtcctcagtgcccaggcccctCACAGGTGGAGGACCATGGAGGCCAGGCGATGCTGTTTGCGCAGAGAAGCTTGATGACAGAGAAGAGAAACCAGGTGGTCGGGAAGAGAATGAAGGAGCTAGCAGTCAGCCCAGGGCCTGTGAAAAGAATGACGTCTTGTAAGTCAGGTGGCCAAGTGTCCTCACCTGAGCCAGTGGAGCTGAGGGAGCCCTCGGAAAGGCAGGAACTGCCCAGTGTTGTCAGGTCTGTGGCGCTGAACAAAGCAATCCCTCCAAAACCTggtggtggggaggaggcagacatGGCGGTCCCACTCTCTCTTGCCAGCAAACCTCGAGGACTCTCGGCACCAGACTTGAGGTCTGTGGGGCTGACCGTGGCACCAGAATGGAGTGCCCTGAAATTAGACTGGTCCTCAGCTGAAGCGGGTGCAATAGAGATCCCCCCAAATGAGTCCCTTCAGGAGAGGGCTGCAAGGATCCTGGGCATTGAGGTGGCTGTGGAGTCCCTGATGCTGGGCGCCAGGAGAATGGGACAGAACCAgcatcctgggcctgatggcagGGCCCAGAGTTCGGTGTCCCCGAGGGAGGACCTAGTGTCCAGTCCAGCCCAGCCGGATGACTCCACGGTGTGCCCAGATGCCTTTTCCAGCAGGAGAAAGTGTGGCTGGACCAAAAGCCCTCTGTTTGTAGGGGAAAGGGACAGCGCTCGGCGGACTCCCGGGACTTCTGAGCACTCAGGTGTGGACGGGGTCATCCCCAGCATGGCCCCTGACCTCAGGTCTCAGCCCAGTGCCCCAGAGTCCAAGCCCTTCAATCACAAGGACATGGGGACAAAACCACCCTACAGGTCCACTTTGTTCCATTTTATAGAAAGGACTCCAAGTATGGCAGGCTCAGAAAAGAGGCTCAGAAGTACTTCCAAAGTGATAGAGAGTTTGCAGGAGAAGCTGGTGTCCCAGACGATGCGAGCCACCCCTGACCGCTTGAGGAGGATGAATGAGGTGAGGTCCGTGTCTCGGATGCGGCTCCTGAGCTCCCGGAGTGCCGACTCCGCTGAGGGCGCCGAGGAGGAGCTGAGGGTTGAGAGGGGCCCAACCTTGCATCCAGGAGGCCTGGAGTCTCTGACCATGGGGGACCCGGCCTGGAAGGTAGGAAATGCACTCTCTGTCTCCAAGGGCGCCCTCTCACTGGGAGAAAATGGGCATctggcagcaggaagggagaagaacagCATGGATCAGGACTTCGGCCCAGGTGAGGAGTCAG ACTTGTATGACCCCAGCCGAGTGGAGAGGGTGTGA
- the JCAD gene encoding junctional cadherin 5-associated protein isoform X5 produces MYSVEDLLISHGYKLSREFPAPPEGHREGCQPVRTGARGGHGLRNGCEDGPAAFPHSKGTARVTDAEKQHHVLRAHGEPRGASAAWMSEDGFDHQPMEAWFSQPQSGHNHTYWTREQEVSGLRGPGAREDPEVREMARAHSLPVHTRLGPWEVGGRTENVMKEVVWEEDLRRASPAKWQDVSRGSWNQSRKLERQTSEGAEEKLFQDLYPFVQGEHVLTSQSKGKSRSLPRVLSPKSLAYVEIPLSDGHLPDIPKVPFYPPNWAPNLESKRNPEKGGSSVPVPWPKFGRPLKPPSYDSHPHFRGGGEHSDSLDSQQADASVSHRTRPNGSRQEFGLPDAGLEPPVYVPPPSYRSPGQHVTDPYSEDVAPTQVWGSCRHPAEEAVASLRLPASPLGPGAETGGSPHSPRPPSTPGCDGSVLYISFDDPRVRHIKLAPPHSFCEEAKVNENLYSLGPVSTSEPQDTHHSGAVLSPQNILLPSRTKGGPALADPSRRWLWGQLPRDGENDGSPDQSDHNMMRGQWCDGRGSQQGQAGSHIFPNPLEESACETQTKLRKFETGIQTKKSSKKKINETIFCLVSVPVKSESHLPATDTNNNDVQPGAEEPRGPNFGSAALQEQHLLGASSTDLELQALTGHMAGAAEFHGQDLGDPDDRPADVLHFACPVMPRELQCSGLWPAHQYKDQQTQTTFTEESKSPRLLPAEKMGGSPSAVWPSKFLSPAASEALARMAVASSDQHQRPSVHHLPVQPSLHPSSCSAFTRTSLLTSQTPEREAGGSQPCVDSRGRGASPESRGEVVKGATTGPCNSQQLFGQFLLKPVSRRPWDLISQLESFNKELQEEEESSHSEDSETEGQPGSHTDGTPKNLGLSDHSWAGRVEEPPGRLVPEEPAFGSGGARCKSEKWSEEQKPAPFHLGARPQCPGPSQVEDHGGQAMLFAQRSLMTEKRNQVVGKRMKELAVSPGPVKRMTSCKSGGQVSSPEPVELREPSERQELPSVVRSVALNKAIPPKPGGGEEADMAVPLSLASKPRGLSAPDLRSVGLTVAPEWSALKLDWSSAEAGAIEIPPNESLQERAARILGIEVAVESLMLGARRMGQNQHPGPDGRAQSSVSPREDLVSSPAQPDDSTVCPDAFSSRRKCGWTKSPLFVGERDSARRTPGTSEHSGVDGVIPSMAPDLRSQPSAPESKPFNHKDMGTKPPYRSTLFHFIERTPSMAGSEKRLRSTSKVIESLQEKLVSQTMRATPDRLRRMNEGALSLGENGHLAAGREKNSMDQDFGPDLYDPSRVERV; encoded by the exons ATGTACAGTGTAGAAGACCTCCTGATTTCTCATGGGTACAAGCTGTCCAGAGAGTTCCCAGCACCACCTGAGGGTCACCGTGAGGGCTGCCAGCCTGTGAGGACAGGAGCGAGAGGGGGCCATGGCCTGCGGAATGGCTGTGAGGATGGCCCTGCCGCCTTCCCACACAGTAAGGGAACTGCACGTGTGACTGATGCTGAGAAGCAGCACCATGTGCTGAGAGCCCACGGAGAGCCCCGGGGCGCCTCCGCTGCCTGGATGTCTGAGGATGG GTTTGATCACCAGCCCATGGAAGCATGGTTCTCTCAGCCCCAGAGTGGTCACAACCACACCTACTGGACAAGAGAACaggaggtcagtggcttgagggGTCCAGGAGCCCGTGAAGATCCAGAGGTCCGAGAAATGGCCCGAGCCCACAGCCTGCCTGTCCATACAAGGCTGGGGCCATGGGAAGTTGGAGGAAGGACAGAGAATGTGATGAAGGAGGTGGTTTGGGAAGAAGATCTGAGACGGGCCAGTCCTGCCAAGTGGCAGGACGTAAGCCGGGGAAGCTGGAACCAGTCAAGGAAATTAGAGAGGCAGACGTCTGAGGGTGCTGAGGAGAAGCTGTTTCAAGATCTGTATCCGTTTGTGCAAGGAGAACACGTGCTGACTTCCCAAAGCAAAGGGAAATCCCGTTCGCTGCCTAGAGTTCTCTCCCCCAAGAGTCTGGCGTATGTGGAGATTCCACTGAGTGATGGGCACTTGCCAGATATCCCTAAAGTGCCATTTTACCCTCCAAATTGGGCACCAAATTTGGAATCTAAAAGGAACCCCGAGAAGGGTGGCTCCTCAGTCCCTGTACCCTGGCCGAAGTTTGGCCGACCCCTCAAGCCTCCATCCTATGACTCCCACCCACACTTCAGGGGAGGCGGGGAGCACAGTGACTCCCTGGACAGCCAGCAGGCGGACGCGAGTGTTTCCCACAGGACCAGACCGAACGGCTCCAGGCAGGAGTTCGGCCTGCCCGACGCAGGTCTGGAGCCCCCCGTGTATGTGCCTCCACCATCGTACAGGTCTCCGGGCCAGCACGTCACAGACCCCTACTCAGAGGACGTGGCACCCACGCAGGTGTGGGGCAGCTGCCGTCACCCGGCTGAGGAGGCCGTGGCCAGCCTTCGGCTCCCTGCCAGTCCCCTGGGGCCGGGGGCTGAGACTGGGGGGAGCCCGCACTCTCCTCGGCCCCCTTCCACCCCTGGGTGTGATGGCTCTGTCCTGTACATTTCCTTTGATGACCCGCGGGTACGACACATTAAACTGGCCCCACCCCACAGTTTCTGTGAAGAAGCAAAGGTGAATGAGAATTTGTACAGCTTGGGTCCAGTCTCCACATCAGAGCCGCAAGACACGCACCACAGTGGTGCCGTTCTGAGCCCACAGAACATCCTGCTCCCGTCCAGGACTAAGGGAGGCCCTGCCCTTGCTGACCCTAGCCGCCGGTGGCTGTGGGGCCAACTCCCCAGGGATGGAGAGAATGATGGCTCTCCTGACCAAAGTGACCACAACATGATGAGAGGACAGTGGTGTGACGGGAGAGGCAGCCAGCAAGGACAAGCAGGAAGCCACATCTTCCCGAACCCTCTAGAAGAGAGTGCCTGCGAAACCCAAACCAAGCTCAGAAAGTTTGAAACCGGGATTCAGACCAAGaaaagttcaaagaaaaaaattaacgaGACGATCTTTTGTTTGGTTTCCGTCCCAGTGAAGTCCGAGTCCCACCTGCCAGCCACAGACACGAACAACAATGACGTGCAGCCTGGTGCCGAGGAGCCCCGTGGGCCCAACTTTGGGAGCGCAGCTCTGCAAGAACAGCATCTGCTGGGTGCGTCCTCCACTGACCTGGAGCTGCAGGCGCTCACTGGGCACATGGCTGGCGCGGCCGAGTTCCACGGGCAAGATCTGGGGGACCCGGATGACCGGCCAGCAGATGTCCTACACTTCGCTTGCCCTGTGATGCCCAGAGAACTCCAGTGTTCTGGCCTGTGGCCAGCACACCAGTACAAAGATCAGCAGACACAAACCACTTTCACAGAAGAATCCAAAAGCCCGCGGCTTCTCCCTGCTGAGAAGATGGGAGGGTCACCTAGTGCTGTGTGGCCTTCAAAGTTTCTCAGCCCCGCTGCTTCTGAAGCTCTGGCGCGCATGGCTGTCGCTTCCAGTGATCAACACCAGAGGCCAAGTGTCCATCACCTCCCAGTTCAGCCGTCCCTCCACCCTTCTAGCTGCAGTGCTTTCACAAGGACCTCCCTACTCACAAGCCAGACCCCTGAGCGAGAAGCAGGCGGCAGCCAGCCCTGCGTGGACTCCCGTGGCCGTGGCGCCAGCCCTGAGTCCAGAGGCGAGGTGGTGAAGGGGGCAACCACCGGTCCGTGTAATAGTCAGCAGCTGTTTGGTCAGTTTCTTTTAAAGCCAGTTAGCCGTCGTCCCTGGGACCTGATAAGTCAGTTGGAAAGTTTTAATAAGGAGcttcaggaagaggaagagagcagTCACAGTGAGGACAGCGAGACAGAAGGGCAGCCAGGAAGCCACACCGATGGCACACCCAAGAATTTGGGCCTCAGCGACCACAGCTGGGCGGGGAGAGTGGAGGAACCACCAGGGAGGCTGGTGCCGGAGGAGCCTGCGTTTGGGTCGGGAGGAGCGAGGTGTAAGTCTGAGAAATGGAGTGAGGAGCAGAAGCCTGCCCCCTTCCACCTTGGTGctcgtcctcagtgcccaggcccctCACAGGTGGAGGACCATGGAGGCCAGGCGATGCTGTTTGCGCAGAGAAGCTTGATGACAGAGAAGAGAAACCAGGTGGTCGGGAAGAGAATGAAGGAGCTAGCAGTCAGCCCAGGGCCTGTGAAAAGAATGACGTCTTGTAAGTCAGGTGGCCAAGTGTCCTCACCTGAGCCAGTGGAGCTGAGGGAGCCCTCGGAAAGGCAGGAACTGCCCAGTGTTGTCAGGTCTGTGGCGCTGAACAAAGCAATCCCTCCAAAACCTggtggtggggaggaggcagacatGGCGGTCCCACTCTCTCTTGCCAGCAAACCTCGAGGACTCTCGGCACCAGACTTGAGGTCTGTGGGGCTGACCGTGGCACCAGAATGGAGTGCCCTGAAATTAGACTGGTCCTCAGCTGAAGCGGGTGCAATAGAGATCCCCCCAAATGAGTCCCTTCAGGAGAGGGCTGCAAGGATCCTGGGCATTGAGGTGGCTGTGGAGTCCCTGATGCTGGGCGCCAGGAGAATGGGACAGAACCAgcatcctgggcctgatggcagGGCCCAGAGTTCGGTGTCCCCGAGGGAGGACCTAGTGTCCAGTCCAGCCCAGCCGGATGACTCCACGGTGTGCCCAGATGCCTTTTCCAGCAGGAGAAAGTGTGGCTGGACCAAAAGCCCTCTGTTTGTAGGGGAAAGGGACAGCGCTCGGCGGACTCCCGGGACTTCTGAGCACTCAGGTGTGGACGGGGTCATCCCCAGCATGGCCCCTGACCTCAGGTCTCAGCCCAGTGCCCCAGAGTCCAAGCCCTTCAATCACAAGGACATGGGGACAAAACCACCCTACAGGTCCACTTTGTTCCATTTTATAGAAAGGACTCCAAGTATGGCAGGCTCAGAAAAGAGGCTCAGAAGTACTTCCAAAGTGATAGAGAGTTTGCAGGAGAAGCTGGTGTCCCAGACGATGCGAGCCACCCCTGACCGCTTGAGGAGGATGAATGAG GGCGCCCTCTCACTGGGAGAAAATGGGCATctggcagcaggaagggagaagaacagCATGGATCAGGACTTCGGCCCAG ACTTGTATGACCCCAGCCGAGTGGAGAGGGTGTGA